A genomic segment from Castor canadensis chromosome 1, mCasCan1.hap1v2, whole genome shotgun sequence encodes:
- the Tpbgl gene encoding trophoblast glycoprotein-like, translating into MAPRAGQPGLWGPLLPGLLLVAAALSRPAAPCPFQCYCFGSPKLLLSCASGAELRQPPRDVPPDARNLTIVGANLTVLRAAAFAGGDADGEEAATVGVRLPLLTALRLTHNNIEVVEDGAFDGLPSLAALDLSHNPLRTLGGGAFRGLPALRSLQLNHALDRGGPALLDALDAALAPLAELHLLGLAGNSLSRLPPAALRLPRLEQLDAHLNALAGLSPDELRALERHGDLPGPRLLLANNPLRCGCAARPLLAWLRNATERVPDARRLRCAAPRALLDRPLLDLDEARLRCANGDPDGRGEDVDTAGPELEASYVFFGLVLALIGLIFLMVLYLNRRGIQRWMRNLREACRDQMEGYHYRYEQDADPRRAPATAAAPAGSRATSPGSGL; encoded by the coding sequence ATGGCCCCGCGCGCGGGACAGCCGGGGCTCTGGGGACCGCTGCTACCTGGGCTGCTGCTCGTGGCGGCGGCGCTGAGCCGGCCCGCCGCACCCTGTCCCTTCCAGTGCTACTGCTTCGGCAGCCCCAAGCTGCTGTTGAGCTGCGCGTCGGGCGCCGAGCTCCGGCAGCCGCCGCGGGACGTTCCACCCGACGCGCGCAACCTCACCATCGTGGGCGCCAACCTGACGGTGCTGCGCGCGGCCGCCTTCGCCGGCGGGGACGCGGACGGGGAGGAGGCGGCGACGGTTGGCGTGCGCCTGCCGCTCCTCACCGCGCTGCGCCTCACGCACAACAACATCGAGGTGGTGGAGGACGGCGCTTTCGACGGGCTGCCCAGCCTAGCGGCGCTCGACTTGAGCCACAATCCGCTGCGCACCCTGGGCGGCGGGGCCTTCCGCGGGCTGCCCGCGCTGCGCTCGCTGCAGCTCAACCACGCGCTGGACCGGGGCGGCCCTGCGTTGCTGGACGCGCTGGACGCCGCGCTTGCCCCGCTAGCCGAGCTGCACCTGCTGGGCCTGGCGGGCAACTCGCTGAGCCGCCTGCCACCCGCCGCGCTGCGCCTGCCGCGCCTGGAGCAGTTGGACGCGCACCTCAATGCGCTGGCCGGCCTGAGCCCCGACGAGCTGCGCGCGCTAGAGCGCCATGGCGACCTGCCCGGGCCGCGCCTGCTGCTGGCCAACAACCCTCTGCGCTGCGGGTGCGCCGCGCGCCCCCTGCTGGCCTGGCTGCGCAACGCCACGGAGCGCGTACCCGACGCGCGCCGCTTGCGCTGCGCCGCCCCGCGGGCGCTACTCGACCGGCCTCTGCTGGACCTGGACGAGGCGCGGCTGCGCTGCGCAAACGGTGACCCCGACGGGCGCGGGGAAGACGTGGACACCGCCGGCCCGGAGCTGGAAGCCTCTTACGTGTTTTTCGGGCTGGTGCTGGCGCTCATCGGCCTCATCTTCCTCATGGTGCTCTATCTAAACCGCCGCGGCATTCAGCGCTGGATGCGCAACTTGCGCGAGGCCTGCCGGGACCAGATGGAGGGCTACCACTACCGCTACGAGCAGGACGCCGACCCGCGCCGCGCgcccgccaccgccgccgcccccgccggctctcgagccacatccccaggctCGGGACTCTGA